One region of Epilithonimonas zeae genomic DNA includes:
- a CDS encoding aspartate-semialdehyde dehydrogenase, with protein sequence MKVAVVGATGMVGQVMLKVLEERNLPITELIPVASERSVGNKVKFKDKEFTIVSMNDAIAVKPEIAIFSAGGGTSLEFAPKFAEVGTVVIDNSSAWRMDPTKKLVVPEINANVLTKEDKIIANPNCSTIQLVMVLHPLNQKYDIKRVIVSTYQSVTGTGKAAVDQLNSEIEYSVNGESQIKGENPEKVYPYQIFKNALPHCDVFADDDYTKEEIKLMKEPKKIMGDDTFNLTATAVRVPVQGGHSESVNIEFENEFDLEEVRKILSETPGVVLQDNVKNNEYPMPLYSEGKDEVFVGRIRRDLSQPKTLNLWIVADNLRKGAATNAVQIAEYLVANNLV encoded by the coding sequence ATGAAAGTAGCTGTAGTAGGCGCAACCGGAATGGTTGGACAAGTTATGCTGAAAGTTTTGGAGGAGAGAAATCTCCCAATTACTGAACTGATTCCCGTAGCATCAGAGAGATCTGTTGGAAATAAGGTCAAATTCAAGGACAAGGAATTCACTATCGTTAGCATGAACGACGCTATTGCAGTCAAACCCGAGATCGCTATTTTTTCAGCTGGCGGTGGAACATCTTTGGAGTTTGCTCCAAAATTCGCTGAAGTTGGAACAGTAGTGATCGATAACTCATCAGCTTGGAGAATGGATCCGACTAAAAAGTTAGTAGTTCCTGAGATCAATGCGAACGTTTTGACAAAAGAAGACAAAATCATTGCTAATCCCAATTGTTCTACAATCCAGTTGGTGATGGTTCTTCATCCGTTGAATCAGAAATATGATATCAAAAGGGTCATTGTTTCAACTTACCAATCTGTTACCGGAACTGGAAAAGCAGCTGTTGATCAACTAAATTCTGAAATAGAATATTCGGTGAACGGAGAGAGCCAAATCAAAGGCGAAAATCCTGAAAAAGTTTATCCTTATCAAATCTTCAAAAATGCATTGCCACATTGTGATGTTTTTGCGGATGATGATTATACTAAGGAAGAAATCAAATTGATGAAAGAGCCTAAGAAAATTATGGGCGACGATACTTTTAATTTGACGGCAACTGCAGTAAGAGTTCCAGTACAGGGAGGACATTCTGAAAGCGTGAATATCGAATTTGAAAACGAATTTGATTTGGAAGAAGTAAGAAAAATTCTTTCTGAAACGCCAGGAGTTGTGCTTCAGGATAACGTTAAAAATAACGAATATCCAATGCCTTTATATTCCGAAGGAAAAGATGAGGTTTTTGTAGGAAGAATCAGACGAGATCTTTCGCAACCCAAAACACTCAATCTCTGGATTGTGGCAGACAATCTCCGAAAGGGCGCTGCTACCAACGCGGTTCAGATTGCAGAATACTTAGTAGCAAACAACTTAGTTTAA
- the xrtF gene encoding exosortase family protein XrtF, which produces MKDFLPVLKILLRFVVIYIVLVLLYQFYLNSYENEVVDPFTRWVAKQVAFLQNVLGFPTVLVDSLKLHSVLFQTSGKFTTRMVEGCNVFSVAILFTAFVFAFYKGAKTFLFALGGIILLHILNISRIVLLNIIFLKYPQYEKVGHDYLFPAIIYGGVIILWLVWIQFFALKKTDKS; this is translated from the coding sequence ATGAAAGATTTTTTACCCGTTCTGAAAATTTTATTAAGATTCGTTGTTATCTATATCGTTCTGGTATTGCTCTATCAATTCTATCTTAACTCTTATGAGAACGAAGTGGTAGATCCTTTTACAAGATGGGTAGCGAAACAAGTCGCTTTTCTGCAAAATGTATTAGGCTTCCCAACTGTTTTGGTTGATAGTTTGAAATTGCATAGTGTCTTGTTTCAAACATCCGGGAAGTTCACAACCAGAATGGTAGAAGGTTGTAATGTTTTCTCGGTCGCAATCTTATTTACGGCTTTTGTTTTTGCTTTTTATAAAGGTGCTAAAACATTTCTATTTGCCCTCGGAGGAATCATTTTACTTCATATCCTTAATATTTCAAGAATTGTTTTACTGAATATCATTTTCTTAAAATATCCTCAGTACGAAAAAGTTGGGCATGATTACCTTTTTCCAGCGATTATTTATGGTGGCGTAATTATTCTTTGGTTAGTCTGGATTCAGTTTTTTGCTTTAAAAAAAACCGATAAATCTTAA
- a CDS encoding M12 family metallopeptidase has protein sequence MNGNNLKIAVRDGRYFISDDIIISEEQFQFLKSLDGSNTAGKSNIFRDFARKWTDGVVPYEISSGFPNTARIISAINHFSSDTGVKLVPRTNQQDYIKFVRHASESSSYVGRVGGGQIINIADWANHGVVMHEIAHAVGVFHEHQRPDRDAYIWVDPSVHNDVNYQIKNFSEARTFGPMDFNSIMMYSSNSYMRLHSGEGWYSQREQFTTSDRIGLYYLYQPLTFSYGQLENVIEQNTNGSQDIYHVQLSSKVNFHRNSSLNSNPGISYDITVAAHFKQINPSNPNGSTYVEYYTFNSITGGTIYWESRTDTHQGYMQPGHNEVYLEKVIVSNPQ, from the coding sequence TTGAATGGTAATAATTTAAAAATTGCTGTAAGAGATGGTAGATATTTCATTAGTGATGATATAATTATAAGTGAAGAGCAATTTCAATTCTTAAAATCATTAGATGGCAGTAATACTGCGGGAAAAAGTAATATTTTTAGAGATTTTGCTAGAAAATGGACTGATGGTGTGGTCCCTTATGAGATTTCTTCAGGATTCCCTAATACAGCAAGAATAATTTCAGCTATTAATCATTTTTCTTCTGATACAGGAGTGAAATTGGTTCCAAGAACAAACCAACAAGATTATATTAAGTTTGTCAGACATGCATCTGAAAGTTCTTCTTATGTTGGTCGTGTAGGTGGTGGACAAATAATCAACATTGCTGATTGGGCAAACCACGGAGTCGTAATGCATGAAATAGCCCATGCTGTGGGAGTATTCCATGAACACCAAAGACCTGACAGAGATGCATATATTTGGGTAGATCCAAGTGTACATAATGATGTAAATTATCAAATTAAGAATTTTTCAGAGGCAAGAACTTTTGGTCCAATGGATTTCAACTCAATAATGATGTATTCATCTAATTCCTATATGCGCTTGCATAGTGGAGAAGGTTGGTATTCACAGAGAGAACAATTTACAACCTCCGATAGAATAGGACTATACTATCTATACCAGCCATTAACATTTAGTTATGGTCAACTTGAAAATGTTATTGAACAAAATACTAATGGCTCTCAGGATATTTATCATGTGCAGTTAAGTTCTAAAGTTAATTTTCATAGAAACTCTTCTCTCAATAGTAACCCAGGCATATCTTATGACATTACTGTAGCTGCTCACTTCAAGCAGATTAATCCTTCAAATCCAAACGGTAGTACTTATGTAGAATATTACACCTTTAATTCCATTACTGGAGGAACAATCTATTGGGAAAGTAGAACAGATACTCATCAAGGATATATGCAGCCTGGACACAACGAAGTTTATCTTGAGAAAGTTATTGTTTCAAATCCTCAATAA
- a CDS encoding STM3941 family protein translates to MNKIEIYSNKKKAFLLLLGSVVFVVLGFFCFLNAENVRSSLFRNPFIVKIAGIASILFFGYGIFVSIKQLIKNKLMLIINEKGINVNPKKDDIIKWEDIDGFSEIKINSVKIINIQINNSIDYINNETNKIRKNLMKFNLNNYGSPFNISSSTMSLNHIELLKLLNENFIEYKFKNQ, encoded by the coding sequence GTGAATAAAATAGAAATTTATTCAAATAAGAAAAAAGCTTTTTTGTTGCTTTTAGGCTCTGTTGTATTTGTAGTGTTGGGATTTTTTTGTTTTTTGAATGCTGAAAATGTACGAAGTTCATTATTTAGAAATCCATTCATAGTAAAAATTGCTGGAATCGCTTCCATTCTTTTCTTTGGTTATGGGATTTTTGTTTCAATAAAACAGTTGATCAAAAATAAATTAATGCTAATTATTAATGAAAAGGGCATTAATGTAAATCCCAAAAAAGATGATATTATCAAATGGGAGGATATTGATGGATTTTCTGAAATTAAAATTAATAGCGTGAAAATCATTAACATTCAAATCAATAATTCGATTGATTACATCAACAACGAAACAAATAAAATAAGGAAAAACTTAATGAAATTCAATTTGAATAACTATGGATCTCCTTTTAATATTTCGTCATCAACAATGAGTTTAAATCATATAGAATTATTAAAATTACTGAACGAAAATTTTATTGAATATAAATTTAAGAATCAGTAA
- a CDS encoding glutamine synthetase III: MSTLRFKALAELPFRNYRQDNAVSIPSKLSELFCQNVFSEETMREYLTKEAFQSILDAIKKGTKIQRHIADQVAVAMKDWAMSKGATHYTHWFQPLTGATAEKHDSFFTPIEGGRAIERFSGALLIQQEPDASSFPNGGIRNTFEARGYTAWDPTSPAFIMGTTLCIPSIFISYTGETLDYKAPLLRALNAVDEAATDVCKSYFDKNVTKVSPTLGWEQEYFLVDTALYQSRPDLVLTGKTLLGHSPAKGQQLDDHYFGSIPTRVMNYMKELEIECMKLGIPVTTRHNEVAPNQFELAPMFEEANVAVDHNSLLMDIMARIAHKHHFHILFHEKPFAGVNGSGKHNNWSLGTDTGENLLSPGKNPKKNLQFLTFFVNTLKAVHDYADLLRASIASASNDHRLGANEAPPAIISAFIGSQLFGVLEELEKVTDGKLSPEEKTELKLNVVGKIPEILLDNTDRNRTSPFAFTGNKFEIRAVGSSANCAEVMTVMNVIAAKQLKTFKTEVDALIETGLKKDEAIFNVLREYIKQSKSIMFEGDGYSEDWAKEAEKRGLNNLKTTPEALKMELDQKFVELYEELGIYSHREFEARNEIKLEKYSTVIDIEARVLADIARNHIIPAALNYQNRLIENVKGLKEIFGDKEFKTLAKEQLALISDISGNVSQIKVGVDELLAAKEKAKNTSGSQKQAEEYCTKVIPLFDNIREASDALEMMVDDELWPMTKYRELLFTR; the protein is encoded by the coding sequence ATGTCAACATTAAGATTTAAAGCCTTAGCCGAGCTTCCTTTCAGAAATTACAGACAGGATAATGCGGTTTCTATCCCTTCCAAACTTTCAGAATTGTTTTGTCAAAATGTATTCTCAGAAGAAACAATGAGAGAATATCTGACGAAAGAAGCGTTCCAATCCATTTTGGATGCTATTAAAAAAGGAACAAAAATCCAGAGACACATTGCGGATCAGGTAGCTGTTGCGATGAAAGATTGGGCAATGTCCAAAGGAGCCACACACTACACGCACTGGTTTCAACCGTTGACAGGAGCAACTGCTGAGAAACACGATTCTTTCTTCACACCAATCGAAGGTGGGAGAGCAATTGAGAGATTCAGTGGTGCATTATTGATTCAGCAAGAGCCGGATGCTTCTTCTTTCCCGAACGGTGGAATCAGAAATACGTTTGAAGCTAGAGGTTATACTGCTTGGGATCCGACTTCTCCGGCTTTCATTATGGGAACTACACTTTGTATTCCTTCGATTTTCATTTCTTATACTGGTGAAACTTTAGATTATAAAGCACCTTTATTAAGAGCTTTGAATGCGGTTGATGAAGCGGCGACAGATGTTTGCAAATCTTACTTCGATAAAAATGTAACAAAAGTTTCTCCGACTCTAGGTTGGGAACAAGAATATTTCTTGGTAGATACAGCTTTGTATCAATCGAGACCAGATTTGGTTTTAACAGGAAAAACTTTGCTAGGACATTCTCCTGCAAAAGGACAACAGTTGGATGACCATTATTTTGGTTCGATTCCTACAAGAGTGATGAACTATATGAAGGAGTTGGAAATCGAATGTATGAAGTTAGGAATTCCTGTAACAACGCGTCACAACGAGGTTGCGCCTAACCAATTCGAATTGGCACCAATGTTCGAAGAAGCAAATGTTGCAGTTGACCACAATTCATTATTAATGGATATTATGGCGAGAATTGCACACAAGCATCACTTCCATATTTTATTTCACGAAAAACCATTTGCTGGTGTTAACGGAAGTGGAAAACATAACAACTGGTCTTTGGGAACAGATACAGGCGAAAACCTTTTGAGTCCAGGTAAAAATCCGAAGAAAAACCTTCAGTTCCTGACTTTCTTTGTTAATACTTTGAAAGCGGTTCACGATTATGCGGATTTGTTGAGAGCATCTATCGCATCTGCTAGCAACGACCACAGATTGGGAGCTAATGAAGCGCCACCGGCAATCATTTCAGCATTCATAGGAAGTCAATTGTTCGGCGTTTTGGAAGAATTGGAAAAAGTAACAGACGGAAAATTATCTCCTGAAGAAAAAACGGAGTTGAAACTGAATGTTGTTGGAAAAATTCCTGAAATTCTTTTAGATAATACCGATAGAAACAGAACGTCTCCATTTGCCTTTACAGGAAACAAATTCGAAATCAGAGCGGTGGGCTCTTCTGCAAACTGTGCGGAAGTAATGACTGTAATGAACGTAATTGCGGCTAAACAATTAAAAACCTTCAAAACTGAAGTTGATGCTTTGATTGAAACTGGTCTTAAGAAAGATGAAGCCATTTTCAATGTATTAAGAGAATACATCAAGCAATCTAAGAGCATTATGTTCGAAGGTGACGGCTATTCTGAGGATTGGGCAAAAGAAGCAGAGAAAAGAGGTCTTAACAATTTGAAGACAACTCCGGAAGCTCTTAAAATGGAATTAGACCAAAAATTCGTTGAGCTTTACGAGGAATTAGGAATCTATTCCCACAGAGAATTCGAAGCTAGAAATGAAATCAAATTAGAAAAATACTCAACAGTCATTGATATCGAAGCCAGAGTTTTGGCTGATATCGCAAGAAACCACATCATTCCCGCAGCACTTAATTATCAAAACAGATTGATTGAGAACGTTAAAGGTTTGAAAGAAATCTTTGGAGACAAAGAATTCAAGACTTTGGCAAAAGAACAATTGGCGTTGATTTCTGATATTTCCGGAAATGTTTCCCAAATCAAAGTTGGAGTTGACGAACTTTTGGCAGCTAAAGAAAAAGCTAAAAATACATCAGGAAGTCAAAAACAAGCAGAGGAATATTGCACCAAAGTTATCCCTTTATTTGACAACATCAGAGAGGCTTCTGATGCTCTTGAAATGATGGTTGATGATGAGCTTTGGCCAATGACAAAATATAGAGAATTACTCTTCACTAGATAA
- a CDS encoding exosortase F system-associated membrane protein, whose protein sequence is MIIQISLLQSIKLPKILKWVLVLSGVLGLIGIRGLEDKLFYDPFLRFFKTANPNEIFPDFVWGKLIVSYLFRFGLNTFFSLVIIHFLFQNKEWTKQAFILILLVFAIVFPIYLFCINDEFDFGYLFSFYVRRFVIQPLTLVLLIPIFYYRKKMIQD, encoded by the coding sequence ATGATTATTCAAATTTCACTTTTGCAATCCATAAAATTGCCGAAAATACTAAAGTGGGTTTTAGTTTTGTCGGGCGTTTTAGGATTAATCGGGATACGCGGATTAGAAGATAAATTGTTCTATGATCCTTTTTTGCGTTTCTTCAAAACAGCTAATCCAAATGAAATTTTTCCGGATTTTGTGTGGGGGAAATTAATTGTGAGCTATCTTTTTAGATTTGGATTGAACACCTTTTTCTCATTGGTAATAATCCATTTTCTCTTCCAAAATAAAGAATGGACAAAACAGGCTTTTATCTTGATTTTGTTGGTTTTTGCAATCGTATTTCCAATTTATCTCTTTTGCATCAATGATGAGTTTGACTTTGGTTATCTTTTCTCATTTTATGTGAGAAGATTTGTAATTCAACCGCTGACACTGGTACTGTTAATTCCGATTTTCTACTATCGTAAAAAGATGATTCAGGATTAA
- a CDS encoding aminoglycoside phosphotransferase family protein: protein MQEHQDFFKEFLGKNPDSFIALPQSGSSRINYIGSFEDKKYVITYNENIRENEAFFYFSELFQSLQLNTPKIFKINFERDLYVQEFLGNKTLSEVITKEGTSDRVKNLVKKSLIKLFELQTKTLGKVDFKKSFEYESYDDLPITHDLYYFKNFLIDVLEIEYHKSTLLKEFKTISELIQKLEPKTLMIRDFQSRNILVDENDEVFFIDYQSAMEGPATYDVISFLYQAKANFPNNFKEEMLEYYVSFWEKDSDKEALKQSFEWMKMMRFLQVLGAYGFRGLIQRKKHFLASLLQGINNIYELNQTWNEIALQFPELYFIILRLKSKEVQSKIEELIID from the coding sequence ATGCAGGAACATCAGGATTTTTTCAAAGAATTTTTGGGTAAAAACCCGGATTCTTTTATTGCTCTTCCACAAAGTGGCTCTTCCAGAATCAATTATATCGGGAGTTTTGAGGATAAGAAATATGTGATCACTTATAACGAGAATATCCGGGAGAATGAGGCTTTTTTCTATTTTTCCGAGTTATTTCAAAGTCTACAACTTAATACACCGAAGATTTTTAAAATCAATTTTGAAAGAGATTTATATGTTCAGGAGTTTTTGGGAAATAAAACACTTTCGGAAGTTATTACTAAAGAAGGAACTTCTGACCGAGTAAAAAATCTGGTCAAAAAAAGCCTGATAAAACTGTTTGAATTACAGACCAAAACTTTGGGAAAAGTAGATTTCAAAAAAAGCTTTGAGTACGAAAGTTATGATGATTTACCAATTACGCACGATCTTTATTACTTCAAGAATTTTTTGATTGATGTTCTTGAAATTGAATATCACAAATCGACTTTGTTGAAGGAATTCAAAACTATTTCTGAGTTGATTCAGAAGTTGGAGCCAAAGACCTTGATGATTCGGGATTTCCAGTCCAGGAATATTTTGGTGGATGAGAATGATGAGGTTTTCTTTATCGATTATCAATCGGCAATGGAAGGTCCTGCGACTTATGATGTGATTTCTTTTCTTTATCAGGCTAAAGCTAATTTCCCTAATAATTTTAAAGAAGAAATGCTTGAGTATTATGTATCATTCTGGGAAAAGGATTCTGACAAAGAAGCTCTGAAACAATCTTTTGAATGGATGAAAATGATGCGATTTCTGCAGGTTTTAGGCGCTTACGGATTCCGTGGGTTGATACAGAGAAAAAAACATTTTTTAGCAAGCTTACTTCAAGGAATTAATAACATTTATGAACTGAATCAAACGTGGAATGAGATTGCCCTGCAGTTTCCGGAATTGTATTTTATCATTCTAAGATTAAAAAGCAAAGAAGTGCAATCTAAGATTGAGGAATTGATTATAGATTGA
- a CDS encoding cation diffusion facilitator family transporter produces the protein MKTNKKTNSNIGFQRWIAAIGIILFVGKLVAWKLTNSDAVFSDAMESIVNVISAFLGLYALYLASKPRDENHPYGHGKVEFVTSAIEGSLISIAGIMIIYEGTNSLISGKVLSKLDLGIWIIAATAIINYILGYISIQKGKRENSIVLISSGKHLQSDTITTLGVVVSLVLVYFTKIVWIDSLVALVFGFYIIIIGYKIIRKSLSGIMDEADPEMLERLASFLNENRKPEWIDVHNMKIQQFGSRLHIDAHITLPWYFELRTAHDEMEEVIKLIAKNTDRKVEFNFHMDDCKPTSCAICQIFECPVRQHDFTKKVDWNGENISQPNKHTSEN, from the coding sequence ATGAAAACAAATAAAAAAACAAATTCCAACATCGGCTTCCAAAGATGGATTGCTGCCATTGGTATTATTCTATTCGTAGGGAAATTAGTTGCCTGGAAACTGACGAATTCCGACGCAGTTTTCTCCGACGCTATGGAAAGCATCGTGAATGTCATAAGTGCTTTTTTGGGGCTTTACGCTTTATATCTCGCTTCGAAACCGAGAGATGAGAATCATCCTTACGGACACGGAAAAGTGGAGTTTGTCACTTCGGCAATAGAAGGCTCTCTCATAAGCATTGCCGGGATAATGATTATCTACGAAGGAACCAACAGTTTGATTTCCGGAAAAGTTCTTAGCAAGTTGGATTTAGGGATTTGGATTATCGCTGCAACTGCCATTATTAATTATATCTTGGGCTATATCTCGATTCAGAAAGGGAAAAGAGAAAACTCAATTGTTTTGATATCCTCCGGGAAACATCTTCAGTCTGACACCATTACAACTTTGGGTGTCGTAGTCAGTTTGGTGTTGGTTTATTTCACAAAAATTGTTTGGATTGATTCCCTTGTTGCATTGGTTTTTGGATTCTACATCATCATTATTGGCTACAAAATCATTAGAAAATCCTTGAGTGGAATAATGGATGAAGCAGATCCAGAAATGTTGGAAAGATTGGCGAGCTTCCTCAATGAGAACAGAAAACCAGAATGGATTGATGTTCACAATATGAAAATTCAGCAATTTGGAAGCCGACTTCATATAGATGCACACATCACTTTACCTTGGTATTTTGAACTAAGAACTGCTCACGATGAGATGGAAGAAGTCATCAAACTAATCGCCAAAAATACCGACAGAAAAGTGGAATTCAATTTTCATATGGATGATTGTAAACCGACTTCCTGTGCTATTTGCCAAATTTTTGAATGCCCGGTTCGCCAACACGATTTTACAAAAAAGGTCGATTGGAATGGTGAGAATATTTCTCAGCCTAATAAACATACATCGGAAAATTAA
- a CDS encoding C40 family peptidase produces the protein MKKRVLVYILFVTTFFSLQSCVSNYVVSNNQTYKTDAKFASLDVNVKPVTDKSNNKGQQVLASIANTNDVIKRSAIENAIRHSNTIDNILSEAESYLGTPYRFGGTSRSGIDCSAFVLSVFGAAAGMDLPRVAAQQSQEGDSVEKTELQKGDLVFFSHRGSRISHVGIVEDVTPEGEVKFIHAATSKGVMVSSLDDNYWGPKFRFAKRVVKENALTVLNN, from the coding sequence ATGAAGAAAAGAGTTCTAGTTTATATCTTATTTGTGACCACGTTTTTTTCACTTCAGTCTTGTGTTTCTAACTATGTGGTTTCTAACAATCAAACATACAAAACTGATGCCAAATTTGCATCATTGGATGTAAACGTAAAACCCGTAACCGACAAATCAAACAACAAAGGACAACAAGTTTTAGCATCTATTGCTAATACAAACGATGTTATCAAAAGGTCAGCGATAGAAAATGCAATCAGACACAGCAATACGATTGACAATATCTTATCCGAAGCTGAAAGTTATCTCGGAACACCATACAGATTCGGAGGAACTTCCAGAAGCGGAATAGACTGTTCAGCATTCGTATTGTCAGTTTTTGGCGCAGCAGCTGGGATGGACCTTCCAAGAGTAGCAGCTCAACAATCTCAAGAAGGCGATTCTGTAGAAAAAACAGAACTTCAGAAAGGAGATTTGGTATTTTTCTCACACAGAGGCAGCAGAATCTCTCACGTAGGAATCGTGGAAGATGTAACACCAGAAGGCGAAGTGAAGTTTATTCACGCTGCAACATCCAAAGGAGTAATGGTTTCTTCACTAGACGATAACTATTGGGGACCAAAATTTAGATTCGCTAAGCGAGTTGTAAAAGAAAATGCATTAACTGTATTAAATAATTAG